From Actinopolymorpha cephalotaxi, one genomic window encodes:
- a CDS encoding PHP domain-containing protein gives MTATEAIDQLRRIAFLLERGRAETPRVRAFRRAAQTLAELPGEEFARRVGDGTLTELAGIGPSSAKVATEAYAGETADYLARLEGEHAPLVAGGESLRAALRGDLHTHSEWSDGGSPIEEMARTARDLGHDYVALTDHSPRLKVANGLSAERLRRQLEVVRDLNAELAPFRILTGIEVDILEDGSLDQDPELLASLDVVVASVHSKLRMPAADMTPRMVAAIANPLVTVLGHCTGRLVTGGRGTRPESSFEADIVFEACRRFGVAVEINSRPERLDPPRRLLRQAVEQGCVFSIDTDAHAPGQLDWQPYGCARAQECGVPADRVINTLPADELLHRNRERRGRRAARSSTG, from the coding sequence GTGACCGCGACCGAGGCGATCGACCAGCTGCGCCGCATCGCGTTCCTGCTCGAACGCGGGCGCGCGGAGACCCCGCGGGTGCGGGCGTTCCGCAGGGCCGCGCAGACCCTTGCCGAGCTGCCCGGGGAGGAGTTCGCCCGGCGGGTCGGGGACGGAACGCTCACCGAGCTGGCCGGCATCGGGCCGTCGTCGGCGAAGGTCGCCACCGAGGCGTACGCCGGGGAGACCGCGGACTATCTGGCCCGGCTGGAAGGCGAGCACGCCCCACTGGTGGCGGGTGGGGAGTCACTGCGCGCGGCGCTGCGCGGCGACCTGCACACCCACTCCGAGTGGTCCGACGGCGGCAGCCCGATCGAGGAGATGGCCCGCACCGCGCGCGACCTCGGCCACGACTACGTCGCGCTCACCGACCACTCGCCCCGGCTGAAGGTCGCCAACGGGCTGTCCGCCGAACGGCTGCGCCGCCAGCTCGAGGTCGTCCGCGACCTGAACGCCGAGCTGGCGCCGTTCCGGATCCTCACCGGCATCGAGGTGGACATCCTCGAGGACGGCTCGCTGGACCAGGATCCCGAGCTGCTCGCGTCCCTCGACGTGGTGGTGGCCAGCGTGCACTCCAAGCTGCGGATGCCGGCGGCGGACATGACGCCCCGGATGGTGGCCGCGATCGCCAACCCGCTGGTCACCGTGCTGGGCCACTGCACCGGGCGGCTGGTGACCGGCGGGCGCGGGACCCGGCCGGAGTCGTCGTTCGAGGCCGACATCGTGTTCGAGGCCTGCCGGAGGTTCGGGGTCGCGGTCGAGATCAACTCCCGGCCCGAACGCCTGGACCCACCCCGCCGGCTGCTGCGGCAGGCGGTCGAGCAGGGATGTGTGTTCTCCATCGACACCGACGCGCACGCGCCCGGGCAGCTGGACTGGCAGCCCTACGGCTGCGCCCGCGCGCAGGAGTGCGGGGTCCCGGCCGACCGGGTGATCAACACGCTGCCGGCCGACGAACTGCTGCACCGCAACCGCGAACGCCGCGGGCGCCGCGCCGCCAGGTCAAGCACGGGTTGA